Proteins encoded together in one Cyanobium sp. WAJ14-Wanaka window:
- the rlmN gene encoding 23S rRNA (adenine(2503)-C(2))-methyltransferase RlmN, whose protein sequence is MGLSALERWAQDQGQSAFRGRQLHDWLYAKGAQNLEAITVLPKAWRQVLQANPPAGANDWLGRSQELHRSVARDGTTKLLLGTADGLSLETVGIPSSDRLTVCVSSQVGCPMACRFCATGKGGLQRSLALHEIVDQVLRVREVMEKRPSHVVFMGMGEPLLNIDAVLAAIDCLCTDLGMAQRQITVSTVGVPKTLPTLAELALERLGRAQFTLAVSLHAPDQQLRESLIPTAHAYPLEALLEDCRRYVAITGRRVSFEYILLGGLNDQPRHAEALAQLLRGFQSHVNLIPYNPIEEEEFQRPTPQAVAAFKAGLMARHVAVSVRASRGLDADAACGQLRRRLAVSPVSG, encoded by the coding sequence ATGGGCCTTTCGGCTTTGGAGCGGTGGGCCCAGGACCAGGGCCAATCTGCCTTTCGGGGCCGTCAACTGCACGATTGGCTCTACGCCAAGGGGGCCCAAAACCTGGAGGCAATCACCGTGTTGCCCAAGGCCTGGAGACAGGTGCTCCAGGCCAATCCGCCTGCGGGGGCAAACGATTGGCTGGGTCGTTCCCAGGAGCTACATCGCAGCGTGGCCCGGGATGGCACCACCAAGTTGCTGCTTGGCACCGCCGATGGACTCAGCCTGGAAACGGTGGGGATCCCCAGCTCCGACCGACTCACGGTGTGTGTGAGTAGCCAGGTGGGCTGTCCGATGGCCTGTCGTTTTTGCGCCACAGGCAAGGGGGGGCTGCAGCGTTCCCTGGCGCTCCATGAAATTGTCGACCAGGTGCTGAGGGTGCGGGAGGTGATGGAAAAGCGCCCCAGCCACGTGGTTTTCATGGGCATGGGTGAGCCCTTGCTCAATATCGACGCCGTGCTGGCGGCGATCGATTGCCTCTGTACTGATTTAGGCATGGCCCAGCGGCAGATCACGGTGAGCACCGTGGGGGTGCCAAAAACCCTGCCAACCTTGGCCGAGCTGGCCCTTGAGCGCCTGGGGAGGGCCCAATTCACCCTGGCGGTGAGCCTGCATGCCCCAGATCAGCAGCTGCGCGAAAGCTTGATCCCTACGGCCCATGCCTATCCCCTGGAGGCATTGCTGGAGGATTGCCGGCGTTACGTGGCGATCACCGGTCGGCGGGTCAGTTTTGAATACATCCTGCTGGGGGGGCTCAACGACCAACCCCGCCACGCAGAGGCCCTGGCCCAGTTGCTGCGGGGTTTCCAAAGCCACGTCAACCTGATTCCCTATAACCCCATTGAGGAGGAGGAGTTCCAGCGCCCCACCCCCCAGGCGGTGGCAGCCTTTAAGGCCGGATTAATGGCTCGCCATGTGGCGGTGAGTGTGCGCGCCAGCCGGGGTTTGGATGCCGATGCGGCCTGCGGTCAGTTGCGCCGCCGGCTGGCTGTTAGTCCAGTTTCGGGTTAG
- a CDS encoding SAM-dependent methyltransferase yields the protein MSSPTLAGKSFGEQVRRRFGGQAPSYNQHALLQQAIAWRLAHHCRRLQIPQGARADLGAGTGLVGQAMAAQGISDPYSPLLQIDLCPELLARNPLATPPNHLIWDLNNGLPPQLPQAALLTSSFALQWLEDPRSQLDHWCGRLQPAGWLALAVPTAGSFPEWRQAADQAGVACTALELPAAEGLIQAAANHLELKTCQQLWLGRRHGSGSQFLSQLQQLGASASRQPGLGAEAMRRLLRHWPRDGTIHWQVLLLLGQRKEQ from the coding sequence ATGAGCTCCCCCACCTTGGCCGGCAAAAGCTTTGGCGAGCAGGTGCGCCGCCGTTTTGGCGGCCAGGCTCCTAGCTACAACCAACACGCCCTTCTGCAACAGGCCATTGCCTGGCGCCTGGCACACCACTGCCGCAGACTGCAAATTCCCCAGGGCGCTCGGGCAGACCTGGGGGCGGGCACGGGCCTGGTGGGCCAAGCCATGGCCGCCCAAGGGATCTCAGACCCCTACAGCCCCCTACTGCAGATCGATCTTTGCCCTGAATTGCTGGCCCGCAACCCCCTGGCCACCCCCCCCAACCACCTGATCTGGGACCTAAACAACGGCCTGCCGCCCCAGCTGCCCCAAGCGGCCCTGCTCACCTCCAGCTTCGCCCTGCAATGGCTGGAGGATCCAAGATCCCAACTCGACCATTGGTGTGGCCGGCTGCAACCGGCTGGCTGGCTGGCCCTTGCCGTACCCACAGCCGGCAGCTTCCCTGAATGGCGCCAGGCTGCAGACCAGGCCGGGGTCGCCTGTACGGCCCTGGAGCTACCGGCGGCAGAGGGGCTGATCCAGGCCGCGGCAAATCACCTGGAGCTAAAAACCTGCCAGCAGCTCTGGCTAGGCCGCCGCCATGGTTCCGGCAGCCAATTCCTTAGTCAACTCCAACAGCTGGGGGCCAGCGCCAGCCGTCAGCCAGGGCTTGGGGCAGAAGCGATGCGCCGCCTGCTGCGCCACTGGCCAAGGGATGGAACCATCCATTGGCAGGTGCTGCTACTGCTGGGCCAGAGAAAGGAGCAGTGA
- the bioD gene encoding dethiobiotin synthase produces MSARQLIVCGTDTDVGKTVVSAWLVQGLVAHYWKPVQSGYEPGNSAKEGLGDSGRLSSLLQLPPSRLLPEAYRLSQPVSPHWAAEIDGVSIDRQRLELPDLAGPLVVETAGGLLVPLTRHWLQIDQIANWQLPVLLVARSGLGTLNHSLLSIEALRSRQIPLLGLILNGPPHPDNPRTLSELGGVTILGQLPPLEPLTREALALQWQQQAMGHKLDQAFAALAQPL; encoded by the coding sequence ATGTCCGCCAGGCAATTGATCGTCTGTGGCACCGACACCGACGTGGGGAAAACCGTAGTAAGTGCCTGGCTGGTGCAGGGGCTGGTGGCCCACTACTGGAAGCCCGTGCAAAGCGGCTACGAGCCAGGCAACAGCGCTAAGGAGGGCCTGGGCGACAGTGGCCGGCTCAGCTCCTTGCTGCAGTTACCCCCGTCGCGGCTGCTGCCAGAGGCCTACCGGCTCAGCCAGCCGGTTTCGCCGCACTGGGCAGCTGAGATCGATGGGGTGAGCATTGATCGGCAAAGGCTGGAGCTGCCAGATTTGGCTGGGCCCTTAGTGGTGGAGACCGCCGGGGGACTGCTGGTGCCCTTGACTCGCCATTGGCTACAGATTGATCAAATCGCCAACTGGCAGCTGCCGGTGCTGCTGGTGGCCCGCAGTGGCCTGGGCACCCTGAACCACAGCTTGCTCTCGATCGAGGCGCTGCGAAGTCGCCAGATCCCATTGCTGGGGCTAATTCTCAATGGCCCTCCCCATCCTGACAATCCACGCACCTTGAGCGAACTGGGCGGCGTGACGATTTTGGGGCAGCTCCCCCCCTTGGAGCCCCTAACCCGAGAAGCCCTGGCGCTGCAATGGCAGCAACAGGCCATGGGCCATAAACTCGATCAAGCTTTTGCTGCCCTGGCGCAACCCCTTTGA
- a CDS encoding DUF3143 domain-containing protein → MEDSRPLVQLADIPRGDTPLYHHPLPSLEAWLREMGAKQQPGNRCIWDLHCPQWSAQIELEVDELKVSWHQEAQVCVRHFPYGLSRHDAEQAILAGP, encoded by the coding sequence ATGGAAGATTCCAGGCCCTTGGTTCAACTTGCCGATATCCCCAGGGGCGATACCCCCCTCTACCACCACCCCTTGCCTTCCCTGGAGGCTTGGTTGAGGGAGATGGGGGCCAAGCAGCAGCCCGGTAACCGCTGTATTTGGGATTTGCATTGCCCCCAGTGGAGTGCCCAAATCGAGTTGGAGGTCGATGAACTGAAGGTGAGCTGGCACCAGGAGGCCCAGGTGTGTGTGCGGCATTTCCCCTATGGCCTTTCCCGCCACGATGCCGAGCAGGCGATTCTCGCTGGCCCCTGA
- a CDS encoding aldo/keto reductase encodes MAPIPTRRFGRTELEMPLLSLGGMRFQQSWSDLDADQISGASQQKLQATLARAVEVGLHHIETARHYGSSERQLGALLAKVPDPKRILQTKVPPAADPGEFEAELETSFSRLGLADGGRIDLLAIHGINLEEHLQQTLGPGGCMEVVRRWQRQGRIGHVGFSTHGSLALIERAIASDQFDYVNLHWYFIRQENRPAIELARAHDMGVFVISPTDKGGHLHHPSARLLELCSPLHPIVFNDLFCLTAPGIHTISVGASGPGDLDLHLQAVQLLPRASELLPPLLERLEEARQVALGEPWLASWQEGLPDWPDTPGQLNLPLLLWLHNLLEAWDLESFAKARYGLLGNGGHWFPGANADAFDQQVSEAELLLVLGKSPWAQEIPAILRQLKRRLGGQSVRRLIEEV; translated from the coding sequence ATGGCTCCTATCCCCACCCGGCGCTTTGGCCGCACCGAGCTGGAGATGCCGTTGCTCTCCCTGGGCGGGATGCGATTTCAGCAGAGCTGGAGCGACTTGGACGCGGATCAGATCAGCGGAGCAAGCCAGCAAAAGCTCCAGGCCACTTTGGCTAGGGCCGTGGAAGTGGGGCTCCACCACATCGAAACGGCACGCCACTACGGCAGCTCCGAGCGCCAATTGGGGGCGCTGTTGGCCAAGGTGCCCGATCCCAAGCGGATCTTGCAAACCAAGGTGCCTCCCGCTGCTGATCCAGGTGAATTTGAGGCGGAGCTTGAAACCAGCTTTTCCCGGCTGGGCCTGGCCGATGGCGGCAGGATCGATTTGTTGGCGATCCACGGCATCAACCTTGAGGAACACCTGCAGCAGACCCTGGGGCCTGGGGGCTGCATGGAGGTGGTGCGTCGCTGGCAGCGGCAGGGGCGCATCGGCCATGTGGGCTTCTCCACCCACGGTTCCCTCGCCCTAATTGAGCGGGCTATTGCCAGTGACCAATTCGATTACGTGAACCTGCACTGGTACTTCATTCGCCAGGAAAATCGGCCGGCAATTGAGCTGGCCCGCGCCCATGACATGGGGGTATTTGTGATCAGTCCCACCGATAAGGGGGGCCATTTGCACCACCCATCAGCACGCCTGCTGGAGCTTTGCTCCCCCTTGCATCCGATTGTTTTTAACGACCTTTTCTGCCTGACTGCCCCCGGTATCCACACGATCAGCGTGGGCGCCTCAGGCCCCGGTGATTTGGACCTCCACCTGCAGGCGGTCCAACTTTTGCCCCGGGCTTCGGAGCTGCTACCGCCGCTGCTGGAGCGGTTGGAGGAAGCCCGTCAGGTGGCCCTAGGCGAGCCCTGGTTGGCCTCTTGGCAGGAGGGATTGCCGGATTGGCCCGACACGCCGGGCCAGCTCAATTTGCCATTGCTGCTCTGGCTCCACAATCTGCTTGAGGCCTGGGATTTGGAGAGTTTTGCCAAGGCCCGCTACGGCTTGCTGGGGAACGGGGGCCATTGGTTTCCTGGGGCCAATGCCGATGCTTTCGACCAGCAGGTGAGCGAAGCTGAATTACTACTGGTATTGGGCAAAAGCCCCTGGGCCCAGGAGATTCCAGCCATCCTGCGGCAGCTGAAGCGGCGTCTCGGCGGCCAATCCGTGCGGCGGTTGATTGAGGAGGTCTAG
- a CDS encoding ferredoxin, translating into MDSAAHLAFSANISDPGLQCTGAEPLLGGALRQQAVWVDEAVCIGCRYCTHVATNTFLVEPQWGRSRALRQDGDSTELIQEAIDTCPVDCIHWVAYETLPELDAQLAQQDIQPLGLPQSARPKRILPRRAPELSP; encoded by the coding sequence TTGGATTCAGCTGCCCATTTGGCCTTTTCGGCCAATATCTCCGATCCAGGCCTGCAATGCACTGGAGCTGAGCCCCTGCTCGGTGGTGCCCTGCGCCAGCAGGCGGTTTGGGTTGATGAGGCCGTTTGTATTGGCTGCCGCTACTGCACCCATGTGGCGACAAATACTTTTTTGGTAGAACCCCAATGGGGGCGCTCAAGGGCCCTGCGCCAGGACGGCGACAGCACCGAGTTGATCCAGGAGGCCATAGATACCTGTCCGGTCGACTGCATCCATTGGGTGGCCTACGAGACCTTGCCGGAGCTCGATGCCCAGTTGGCCCAGCAAGATATCCAGCCCCTGGGGCTCCCCCAGTCGGCTAGGCCAAAGCGAATCTTGCCGCGCCGCGCCCCGGAGCTCAGCCCCTAG
- a CDS encoding AmpG family muropeptide MFS transporter — protein MTAPTSTWRRITAVAAEGVASGTPYVVGTKLLQGWLTATGIPLGLIGMLAYAELPYTLKMVWAPALDRWPIPWPDRRRGWLLLLQLLLVAVIGAMTFLRPSQQPASLTAIGLMALLLALVSATQDIVVDAYRSDLLPEGERGAGAAATNLGYRGAMLAIGAGGFILAGRYGWPLAFAAAAVLMLLVVPFTLTAPKLLPIGHQVTSLRQAVVGPAREFLHRTGRGRAAMLLALVLLYRWPDGLLNVMAVPFLIQQGFSPEMVGSVLAGWGIGATIVGTILGGILFGKLGMNRSLWVFALVGSAGNLSYWALASFDGGPVALLLAVGLENLGGGMVGAAFVALLMSLCNPRFSATQYALLSGVYALSRSLLSGQAGFVAEGVGWSNFFLLTVASSLPAFLLMVWLTPWHGDGCRGAFDQAKDPT, from the coding sequence ATGACTGCGCCTACAAGCACCTGGCGACGCATCACGGCTGTAGCCGCCGAAGGTGTGGCCAGCGGCACTCCCTACGTGGTGGGAACAAAGCTGCTACAGGGCTGGCTCACCGCCACCGGCATTCCCCTGGGCTTGATCGGGATGCTCGCCTACGCCGAGTTGCCTTACACCCTAAAGATGGTCTGGGCACCTGCCCTGGATCGCTGGCCCATCCCCTGGCCAGACCGGCGCCGGGGTTGGCTACTGCTGCTGCAGTTGCTGCTGGTGGCAGTGATCGGCGCCATGACCTTTCTGCGGCCCAGCCAGCAACCAGCCAGCCTGACGGCGATTGGCCTAATGGCCCTGCTGCTGGCCCTGGTGAGCGCCACCCAGGACATCGTTGTGGATGCATACCGCAGCGACCTGCTGCCGGAAGGGGAGCGGGGCGCCGGTGCCGCAGCCACCAATCTCGGTTACCGGGGAGCGATGCTCGCCATAGGTGCCGGCGGTTTCATCCTGGCCGGGCGCTACGGCTGGCCCCTGGCCTTTGCTGCCGCTGCGGTGCTGATGCTGCTGGTGGTGCCGTTCACCCTTACGGCACCAAAGCTGCTGCCGATTGGGCACCAGGTCACCAGCCTGCGCCAAGCGGTGGTGGGCCCAGCCAGGGAATTCCTGCACCGCACCGGCCGAGGACGGGCCGCCATGCTGCTGGCCCTGGTGCTGCTCTACCGCTGGCCTGACGGCCTGCTCAACGTGATGGCAGTGCCCTTCCTGATTCAACAGGGATTTAGCCCAGAAATGGTGGGTTCCGTGCTGGCCGGCTGGGGCATCGGCGCCACGATCGTTGGCACGATTCTGGGGGGAATTCTGTTTGGCAAGTTGGGGATGAACCGGTCCCTATGGGTATTCGCCCTGGTGGGCAGCGCCGGCAATTTGTCCTACTGGGCCCTTGCCAGTTTCGATGGCGGACCAGTTGCCCTACTGCTGGCGGTGGGTCTGGAGAACCTGGGGGGAGGGATGGTGGGAGCAGCCTTTGTGGCCCTGCTGATGAGCCTCTGCAACCCACGCTTCTCCGCCACCCAATACGCCCTGCTCTCCGGGGTCTACGCCCTCAGCCGCTCCCTCCTTTCCGGCCAAGCAGGCTTTGTGGCCGAGGGTGTGGGCTGGAGCAACTTCTTCCTGCTCACCGTGGCCTCCTCCCTGCCAGCCTTCCTCCTGATGGTGTGGCTTACCCCCTGGCACGGGGACGGCTGCCGCGGCGCCTTCGATCAGGCCAAGGACCCCACCTAA
- a CDS encoding J domain-containing protein yields MGYGDDLPRIPQHGSAVLLGPPPFRPNYYALLEVSPQASADQLHQAFRALSKRYHPDTTALPADRAARAFQNLQEAYGVLGDPGARQLYDSQLQTQMGVQLPPPNGSGPAPVVFADQRRPLSGGEWLALLLLGLTLLFSLALGIGLAWLRGER; encoded by the coding sequence TTGGGTTACGGAGACGACCTACCTAGGATCCCCCAGCACGGTTCGGCAGTTTTGCTAGGCCCGCCCCCTTTTCGGCCCAATTACTACGCCCTGCTGGAGGTGTCGCCGCAGGCCAGTGCCGATCAGCTGCACCAGGCATTTCGGGCCCTGAGCAAGCGCTACCACCCCGACACCACGGCCTTGCCGGCAGATAGGGCCGCCCGGGCCTTTCAAAATCTGCAGGAGGCCTATGGGGTATTGGGGGATCCGGGGGCGCGCCAGCTTTATGACAGCCAGCTGCAGACCCAGATGGGGGTCCAGCTGCCGCCGCCTAATGGATCTGGCCCAGCTCCGGTCGTGTTTGCGGATCAGCGCCGCCCCCTTTCGGGCGGCGAGTGGCTGGCACTTCTACTGTTGGGCTTGACGTTGCTTTTCAGCTTGGCATTGGGAATTGGCTTGGCCTGGTTGCGGGGAGAGCGCTGA
- the rsmG gene encoding 16S rRNA (guanine(527)-N(7))-methyltransferase RsmG, giving the protein MALDQADIWQELGWTPTPEQQQQLEELQGLLRHWNSRLNLTRLVEGDDYWISQVFDSIWPLVPVLKADANAPLRIVDVGTGGGFPGLAIAIAMPQAKLTLVDSVGRKVEAVAAMAEALGMQKRVESRCERIEQTGRQPLCRGQFDWALARAVAKAPVVAEYLVPLLARGGRALLYRGQWEAADQKALEQAAASLNSGIEACLQRELPQAKGLRHALILNRLGPCPKAYPRAVGIPSKQPLS; this is encoded by the coding sequence ATGGCCCTGGACCAGGCAGATATATGGCAGGAACTGGGCTGGACCCCCACCCCTGAACAACAGCAACAGCTAGAGGAGCTCCAAGGGCTGTTGCGCCATTGGAACAGCCGACTGAACCTGACCCGCCTGGTGGAGGGCGATGACTACTGGATATCCCAGGTATTCGACAGCATCTGGCCCCTGGTGCCGGTGCTAAAGGCCGATGCCAATGCCCCCCTGCGGATTGTCGATGTGGGCACGGGCGGCGGCTTCCCCGGGCTGGCGATAGCCATCGCCATGCCCCAGGCAAAGCTCACCCTGGTGGACTCGGTGGGACGCAAGGTGGAGGCCGTGGCCGCCATGGCCGAAGCCCTGGGCATGCAGAAAAGGGTGGAAAGCCGTTGCGAGCGCATTGAACAAACTGGTCGCCAACCGCTCTGTCGAGGTCAGTTCGATTGGGCCCTGGCCAGGGCAGTGGCCAAGGCCCCAGTGGTGGCCGAATACCTGGTGCCCCTCCTCGCCCGGGGGGGCAGGGCCTTGCTGTATCGGGGGCAATGGGAAGCGGCAGACCAAAAGGCCCTGGAGCAAGCCGCGGCCAGCCTCAACTCCGGCATCGAGGCCTGCCTGCAACGCGAACTGCCCCAGGCCAAGGGACTGCGCCATGCCCTGATCCTGAACCGCCTCGGCCCCTGCCCCAAGGCCTACCCCCGGGCCGTGGGCATTCCCAGCAAGCAACCCCTTAGCTAG
- a CDS encoding alpha/beta fold hydrolase, which translates to MQVIAMHGWAGDSGAWGPWSRAVMQRGWGWQSGERGYGALEPVKPQWASEGPAKVVIGHSFGPHALPAELLAQADAVVLLASFGRFVPEGRPGRRLESALAVMADQLRGQGAEAMLQAFLAKAAFPADPGLLPHTLLEQPLGARGREKLQADLALLGATGGLPTGFPKGARVLIVEAGQDQIVAQESRQALRESLPHADWLLFQNAGHCLLETPVLAMVMGWLEALA; encoded by the coding sequence ATGCAAGTAATTGCCATGCACGGATGGGCGGGCGACAGCGGCGCCTGGGGCCCCTGGAGCCGGGCCGTTATGCAGCGGGGCTGGGGCTGGCAAAGCGGGGAAAGGGGCTATGGCGCCCTAGAGCCGGTTAAACCCCAGTGGGCCAGCGAGGGGCCAGCCAAGGTGGTGATCGGCCATTCCTTTGGCCCCCATGCCCTGCCAGCTGAACTATTGGCACAGGCCGATGCCGTGGTGCTCCTGGCCAGCTTTGGCCGCTTTGTGCCCGAGGGGCGGCCGGGGCGGCGGCTGGAAAGTGCCCTGGCGGTGATGGCCGATCAACTCAGGGGCCAGGGGGCCGAAGCCATGCTGCAGGCCTTCTTGGCCAAGGCCGCATTTCCAGCCGATCCGGGCCTACTGCCCCACACCCTGCTCGAACAGCCCCTGGGCGCCCGCGGCCGGGAAAAGCTGCAGGCCGATCTGGCCTTGTTAGGCGCCACCGGCGGCCTGCCCACTGGATTTCCCAAGGGCGCCCGGGTGCTGATTGTGGAAGCCGGCCAGGATCAAATCGTGGCCCAAGAAAGCCGGCAGGCCCTGCGCGAAAGCCTGCCCCATGCCGACTGGCTGCTATTTCAAAACGCTGGCCACTGTCTGCTGGAGACCCCCGTGCTGGCGATGGTGATGGGTTGGCTGGAGGCATTGGCATGA
- a CDS encoding aminotransferase class I/II-fold pyridoxal phosphate-dependent enzyme translates to MEAMAPERQRSLRCFQPLGPGLLQDDEASHLGPAAALLDLASNDYLGLSRHPRTIAAAQASLARDGTGSGASRLISGTRAVHGQLEGALAQWLDRQRVLLFPSGFQANLAAVCALADRHSLVLADRLIHHSLLVGVRASGAKLQRFGHNNLQDLERLLVAARQSKPQQRILVLSESLFSMEGTSPAVPELATICQKYGAALLLDEAHALGVLGPGGRGLGYGLESIAVISGTFGKALGSGGAFLATDGLVGEWLLQDAGAFRYTTALAPALAAAALAALELIQADAGAPRQLLERAQRWRSALEASGWPRPAGAGPILPLLVGSDYACLALQRQLEAAGLLTVAIRPPTVPEGTARLRLVLRHDLPKGSLGRLLAALGPRPAAPAPAPCK, encoded by the coding sequence CTGGAGGCCATGGCGCCAGAACGGCAAAGGTCGCTGCGCTGCTTCCAGCCCCTGGGCCCTGGCCTGCTGCAGGACGATGAGGCAAGCCACCTCGGGCCAGCTGCAGCCCTCTTGGACCTGGCCAGCAACGACTATCTGGGGCTCAGCCGCCATCCCCGCACCATCGCCGCGGCCCAGGCCAGCCTTGCCCGCGACGGCACCGGCAGTGGCGCTTCGCGGCTGATCAGTGGCACCAGGGCCGTGCATGGCCAACTGGAAGGGGCCCTGGCCCAATGGCTTGATCGCCAGCGGGTGCTGCTGTTTCCCAGTGGCTTCCAGGCAAACCTGGCCGCCGTTTGCGCCCTGGCCGATCGCCACAGCCTGGTGCTCGCAGACCGCCTGATCCACCACTCCCTGCTGGTGGGAGTGCGGGCCAGCGGGGCCAAGCTGCAACGCTTTGGCCACAACAACCTCCAGGACCTGGAGCGGCTCCTGGTGGCGGCACGCCAAAGCAAGCCCCAGCAGCGAATTTTGGTGCTCAGCGAGAGCCTGTTCAGCATGGAGGGCACCAGCCCAGCCGTGCCTGAGCTGGCGACCATCTGCCAAAAATATGGGGCCGCCCTCCTGCTGGATGAAGCCCACGCCCTCGGAGTATTGGGCCCCGGCGGTCGCGGCTTGGGTTACGGCCTGGAGAGCATTGCCGTCATCAGCGGCACCTTTGGCAAAGCCCTGGGCAGTGGCGGAGCCTTCCTTGCCACCGATGGGCTGGTGGGGGAGTGGTTACTCCAAGATGCCGGCGCCTTTCGCTACACCACGGCCCTGGCACCTGCCCTGGCTGCCGCCGCCCTGGCTGCGCTGGAGCTGATCCAGGCCGACGCTGGCGCCCCAAGGCAATTGCTGGAACGGGCCCAGCGCTGGCGTAGCGCCCTAGAAGCCTCTGGCTGGCCGCGGCCGGCGGGGGCGGGTCCAATCCTGCCCCTGCTGGTGGGCAGTGATTACGCCTGCCTTGCCCTGCAACGGCAATTGGAAGCTGCGGGGCTACTGACGGTTGCGATTCGGCCGCCCACGGTGCCGGAGGGCACGGCCCGCCTGCGGCTGGTGCTGCGCCACGATTTACCCAAGGGCAGCCTCGGCCGTCTTTTGGCGGCCCTTGGTCCAAGGCCAGCCGCACCAGCCCCAGCGCCATGCAAGTAA
- a CDS encoding high light inducible protein: MTKTPLTSLGTPVPQRRLPRYGFHTHTENFNGRMAMLGFIALLAVEWKLGHGLLIW; encoded by the coding sequence ATGACTAAAACACCCCTGACCAGCCTGGGCACTCCCGTGCCCCAGCGCCGCCTGCCCCGCTACGGCTTCCACACCCACACCGAAAACTTCAATGGCCGCATGGCCATGCTCGGTTTCATTGCCCTCTTGGCTGTGGAGTGGAAGCTGGGCCACGGGCTCCTGATTTGGTGA
- a CDS encoding DUF2997 domain-containing protein, with the protein MALETIHFRIRPDGRVEEQVEGLQGLACEQLTEDIEARLGVLQRRQSTAEAFQSQGQAQIQPLQVSPSPQLLD; encoded by the coding sequence ATGGCCCTAGAAACCATCCATTTTCGTATTCGGCCAGATGGACGGGTGGAAGAGCAGGTTGAGGGGCTCCAGGGCCTGGCTTGTGAGCAGCTCACCGAGGACATTGAGGCCCGTCTGGGGGTGCTGCAGCGGCGCCAGAGCACCGCAGAGGCCTTCCAATCCCAGGGCCAGGCCCAAATCCAGCCGCTCCAGGTTTCTCCAAGTCCCCAGCTTCTTGATTGA
- a CDS encoding DUF1257 domain-containing protein, whose amino-acid sequence MSHFSTVKTELRDLEALVGALTDLGHPPQLGAQQVRGYRGQTVTADLTVDQANGADIGFRLNEATGSYELVTDLDLWNQQVPVERFLNQLSQRYALRSILSATADKGFQVSEQTNHDDGSIELVVTRWA is encoded by the coding sequence ATGTCGCACTTCAGCACTGTCAAAACCGAGCTCCGCGACCTTGAGGCCCTGGTTGGGGCCCTCACCGACCTCGGTCACCCACCTCAGCTGGGCGCCCAGCAGGTGCGGGGCTACCGGGGCCAAACCGTTACTGCCGACCTGACGGTCGACCAGGCCAATGGGGCCGATATCGGTTTCCGGCTCAATGAAGCAACTGGCAGCTATGAGCTGGTAACTGATCTGGATCTCTGGAACCAACAGGTGCCTGTGGAGCGCTTCCTAAACCAACTCAGCCAGCGCTACGCCCTGCGCTCCATCCTTTCGGCCACGGCAGATAAGGGTTTCCAGGTGAGTGAACAAACCAACCACGACGATGGCAGCATCGAGTTGGTTGTGACCCGCTGGGCCTAG
- a CDS encoding HEAT repeat domain-containing protein produces the protein MIDPQPLPSAPFDGSPQELYLDPEVLARELAEELLGDPLDELDNTDPAAADVAAECDLGLVLLAGSHDERMQGLRIFCEHRDPRALPRLLPLLAAPCPIVRMSAVYALGRNPSPMAVEPLLALLAGDHNGYVRKAVAWSLGSYPDAPVLNPLTRSLQVDIAAVRLWAAGSLAEAGSTGPAKADPAAAQLLMCLRIDSEPAVRCNSAWALGRLFNDLVDLRQQDVVESLVTAMLQDGESSVREEARLALEQLEQPEVLERLQTLVEEGLLA, from the coding sequence GTGATCGATCCCCAGCCGCTGCCCAGTGCCCCCTTTGATGGGAGCCCCCAGGAGCTCTATCTCGATCCGGAGGTTCTGGCGCGGGAGCTTGCTGAGGAGCTGTTGGGGGATCCCCTAGACGAACTCGACAACACCGATCCGGCGGCGGCCGATGTGGCCGCAGAATGTGATTTGGGCTTGGTGCTGCTAGCCGGCAGCCATGACGAGCGGATGCAGGGTCTGCGCATCTTTTGTGAACACCGCGATCCGAGGGCCCTGCCGCGGCTTTTGCCTTTGCTTGCCGCCCCCTGTCCAATTGTGCGGATGAGTGCGGTCTATGCCCTGGGCAGAAACCCCAGTCCGATGGCGGTTGAACCCCTGCTTGCCCTGTTGGCGGGCGACCACAACGGCTACGTGCGCAAGGCGGTGGCCTGGAGTTTGGGCAGCTACCCGGATGCACCGGTTTTGAATCCCCTGACCCGCTCGCTGCAGGTGGATATCGCTGCGGTGCGCCTGTGGGCGGCAGGTTCCCTGGCGGAAGCCGGCAGCACCGGGCCCGCCAAGGCCGATCCGGCAGCCGCCCAATTACTGATGTGTCTGCGCATAGACAGTGAGCCAGCCGTGCGTTGCAACAGTGCCTGGGCCCTGGGCCGGCTTTTCAACGACCTGGTGGATCTGCGTCAACAGGATGTGGTCGAAAGCTTGGTCACTGCCATGCTCCAGGACGGCGAATCGAGTGTGCGCGAGGAGGCCCGTCTGGCGCTGGAACAACTGGAGCAGCCTGAAGTTCTCGAGCGGCTGCAGACCTTGGTGGAGGAGGGCCTGCTGGCCTGA